Proteins encoded within one genomic window of Haladaptatus sp. QDMS2:
- a CDS encoding helix-turn-helix domain-containing protein — MTERGPRRDLAEKIAGEITLSDDPGATLRKWRTDFDVSQTDLATQLDVSSSVISDYESGRRKSPGIGVIRRIVEALIAIDEHRGGGRVRQYARVISAGFESDIVQDLREYPTTIPLTKFYDAIDATEVATGKQDTIAGHTVVNSIEAITRLSSEEFYRLYGQSTNRALVFTHVTRGESPLVAMRVVTPTPNAVVLHGLTEDDLWEHAPALARIDGFSLAVTTKDLGDMLDALRQLP, encoded by the coding sequence ATGACCGAACGCGGCCCGCGGCGGGACCTCGCCGAGAAGATTGCCGGCGAAATCACGCTCAGCGACGACCCCGGCGCGACGCTTCGAAAGTGGCGCACCGATTTCGACGTTTCCCAGACCGACCTCGCCACCCAACTCGACGTCTCCTCCTCCGTCATCTCTGACTACGAGAGTGGCCGGCGAAAGAGCCCCGGCATCGGCGTCATTCGGCGCATCGTCGAGGCGCTCATCGCCATCGACGAACACCGCGGCGGTGGCCGCGTTCGTCAGTATGCCCGCGTCATCTCCGCCGGGTTCGAAAGCGACATCGTCCAGGACTTACGTGAGTATCCGACGACCATCCCGCTCACAAAATTCTACGACGCCATCGACGCGACGGAGGTGGCCACGGGGAAGCAGGATACCATCGCCGGACACACCGTGGTCAACAGCATCGAGGCCATCACCCGCCTGTCGAGCGAGGAGTTCTACCGGCTCTACGGACAGAGTACGAACCGAGCACTCGTCTTTACGCACGTCACCCGTGGAGAGTCGCCACTCGTCGCCATGCGCGTCGTCACGCCGACGCCGAACGCGGTGGTCCTCCACGGACTCACGGAGGACGACCTCTGGGAACACGCACCCGCCCTCGCTCGCATCGACGGCTTCTCGCTCGCGGTGACGACCAAGGACTTAGGCGATATGCTAGACGCGCTTCGCCAACTCCCCTAG
- the hmgB gene encoding hydroxymethylglutaryl-CoA synthase, whose product MTKVGIDAVEIYTGKLKMDLAEVFAPEMGDDPEKYTKGLGLHASSFPDVYEDIVTMGANAAYKLMERKGLTPEDIGRIDVATESAFDNSKPVSTYIAGCLEQVFDGDFHHANKGERKFACVAGTQSIDDAYNWIRAGRNRGRSAIVIATDTALYARGDPGEATQGAGAVAMLISEDPSLVSLSAEQGFGSADETDFLKPNQQFPSVDGKRSVQVYLARMREALEDYESVAGKVELDDVALAPFHTPFPGMVRKAALLGFRHIIRDTEVEDELAPEIGRQPREEEFDSEEDYTEAIRAYMDDLKGTDAYQTWYAETVDPTLYLARHVGNWYTGSVHVARVSGLLKALEAGTDMTGEQLLVGSYGSGAQAEVHSEIVQEGWKEEMEAMDIMDQLESRYEISFDDYEHIHDVHNHEKDVDVEEFTAPQNEFVFDGWGRMNERKYRFVE is encoded by the coding sequence ATGACAAAAGTCGGGATTGACGCGGTTGAAATTTACACGGGTAAGCTGAAAATGGACCTCGCGGAGGTCTTCGCCCCTGAGATGGGCGACGACCCCGAAAAGTACACGAAGGGGCTTGGCCTCCACGCGAGTTCCTTCCCGGACGTGTACGAGGACATCGTGACGATGGGGGCGAACGCTGCCTACAAGCTGATGGAGCGAAAGGGCCTCACGCCCGAGGACATCGGTCGCATTGACGTCGCGACGGAGAGTGCGTTCGACAACTCGAAGCCCGTTTCGACGTACATCGCCGGGTGTCTCGAACAGGTGTTCGACGGCGACTTCCACCACGCGAACAAGGGCGAGCGCAAGTTCGCCTGCGTCGCGGGGACCCAGTCCATCGACGACGCGTACAACTGGATTCGCGCTGGCCGCAACCGCGGCCGCTCGGCCATCGTCATCGCCACGGACACGGCCCTCTACGCCCGTGGCGACCCCGGTGAGGCGACCCAGGGCGCTGGCGCGGTGGCCATGCTCATCAGCGAGGACCCGTCACTGGTTTCGCTCAGCGCAGAGCAGGGCTTCGGCAGCGCAGACGAGACGGACTTCCTGAAGCCGAACCAGCAGTTCCCGAGCGTGGACGGCAAGCGCTCGGTGCAGGTCTACCTCGCCCGAATGCGCGAGGCGCTCGAAGACTACGAATCGGTCGCCGGGAAGGTCGAACTCGACGACGTTGCCCTCGCGCCATTCCACACGCCGTTCCCCGGAATGGTCCGCAAGGCCGCACTGCTCGGCTTCCGCCACATCATTCGCGACACCGAGGTCGAGGACGAACTTGCGCCGGAAATCGGCCGCCAGCCACGCGAAGAAGAGTTCGACTCGGAGGAAGATTACACCGAGGCCATCCGCGCGTACATGGACGACCTGAAGGGCACCGACGCCTACCAGACCTGGTACGCAGAGACTGTCGACCCAACGCTCTACCTCGCACGCCACGTCGGCAACTGGTACACCGGGTCGGTCCACGTCGCCCGCGTCAGCGGCCTGCTCAAGGCCCTCGAAGCCGGCACGGACATGACCGGCGAACAACTCCTCGTCGGGTCCTACGGCAGTGGCGCACAGGCTGAGGTCCACTCCGAAATCGTCCAGGAAGGCTGGAAGGAGGAGATGGAGGCGATGGACATCATGGACCAGCTCGAATCGCGCTACGAGATTAGCTTCGACGACTACGAGCACATCCACGACGTCCACAACCACGAGAAGGACGTCGACGTAGAGGAGTTCACGGCCCCGCAAAACGAATTCGTGTTCGACGGCTGGGGTCGCATGAACGAGCGCAAGTACCGGTTCGTCGAGTAA
- a CDS encoding metal-dependent hydrolase: MPSTVVHLALAGLLAAGLLGDAFDRRALAVVLGVTIIPDLDVFAGFFVDGGHRSVLHTFLIPLAAAGVVYLDTRRESSWLAERWGRRGVRVAWVSIVAFAVAGIGLDLFTAGANVFYPVHDQFYRVSGELIYSTNRGLVQTFVDFSTGSPDPGAIGSSSEVHVNSGIDPNRGAEPEGVDRIFPVAQSGWQLLLIVTSCIVLWGRLREEPKV; the protein is encoded by the coding sequence ATGCCTTCGACCGTCGTCCACCTCGCGCTCGCTGGACTGCTGGCCGCCGGCTTGCTCGGGGATGCCTTCGACCGGCGGGCACTCGCTGTCGTTCTCGGCGTGACAATCATTCCTGACCTCGACGTGTTCGCCGGATTCTTCGTAGACGGCGGTCACCGGTCGGTCTTGCACACCTTCCTTATCCCGCTCGCGGCAGCAGGCGTCGTCTACCTCGACACCCGCCGGGAGTCCTCGTGGCTCGCGGAGCGGTGGGGGCGTCGCGGCGTCCGGGTGGCGTGGGTGAGCATCGTCGCCTTCGCCGTTGCGGGTATCGGCCTCGACCTCTTTACCGCCGGAGCGAACGTGTTCTATCCGGTTCACGACCAGTTTTACCGCGTCTCCGGGGAACTCATCTACTCGACCAACCGGGGCCTCGTCCAGACGTTCGTCGATTTCTCGACTGGCAGTCCCGACCCCGGCGCGATTGGGTCGTCGAGCGAAGTCCACGTCAACAGCGGTATCGACCCGAATCGCGGGGCGGAACCGGAGGGGGTGGACCGCATTTTCCCGGTCGCCCAATCGGGCTGGCAACTCCTGCTCATCGTAACCAGTTGCATCGTGCTGTGGGGACGACTCCGCGAGGAGCCAAAGGTTTGA
- a CDS encoding Ig-like domain-containing protein — protein MRLWGDSRGQAIQIGAILLFATLIIALSLYQANVVPQNNKDVEFNHNLRVLDQLEDMRNAIVRTAATGTEQPVSITLGTQYDERVFAVNPGPPGGTLETVSLGTVTIENAVSVGENAYWSSGTTHEYETNGLQYRPTYNEYQNAPNTVYEHSLLYNQFEDSRNTILADQSIVNGRQITLITLDGSYQESTSGSVTLNARPVSVSSETVAVTNTAPDEPVTITIPTRMSEEQWMETLEDQSVANGGYVDLDETTYTAGSPSTISLVLTGDETYNLRLAKVGVGTQVEEEGATYVTTDTPNPTVAPGATERFTVTVKDQYNNPVSGLVVNESESNLEPVTEATDENGEMVFEYTAPSSEGSDSATVSILDDDEAYEHVTFDVTVSDGAGAGGDDDDGTDAINPSESGDIRLLDSEYGIGGDKSILEFVLQNTGSSTTQITSARISFYYDAGTGSGEVDNAKIRQADGSGGTTLKVRGEFVDLSPEIGLPGNDATTRVQLEFWGDTKQSKQHDVKEGDFIVVSVTFSNGESATYFLAPDKA, from the coding sequence ATGCGACTGTGGGGCGACAGCCGGGGGCAGGCAATTCAGATAGGTGCAATACTCCTCTTTGCGACACTTATCATCGCACTCTCGCTGTATCAGGCGAACGTCGTCCCGCAAAACAACAAGGACGTCGAGTTCAACCACAACCTCCGGGTGTTAGACCAACTGGAGGACATGCGAAACGCCATCGTTCGGACGGCGGCGACGGGGACCGAACAACCCGTCTCCATCACCCTCGGCACCCAATACGACGAGCGCGTCTTCGCAGTGAATCCGGGGCCACCGGGGGGGACACTCGAAACCGTCTCGCTCGGAACCGTGACCATCGAGAACGCCGTCTCGGTGGGCGAGAACGCATACTGGAGCTCTGGGACCACTCACGAGTACGAGACGAATGGCCTCCAGTACCGGCCCACCTACAACGAGTACCAGAACGCCCCGAACACGGTGTACGAACACTCGCTGCTCTACAACCAGTTCGAGGACTCGCGCAACACCATCCTCGCAGACCAGAGCATCGTCAACGGGCGACAGATTACGCTCATCACCCTTGATGGCTCCTACCAGGAATCGACCTCTGGGAGCGTCACGCTCAACGCCCGACCGGTGAGCGTCTCCTCCGAGACGGTGGCGGTGACGAACACCGCGCCCGACGAACCGGTGACCATCACGATTCCGACGCGCATGAGCGAAGAGCAGTGGATGGAGACGCTCGAAGACCAGTCGGTGGCAAACGGTGGGTACGTTGACTTAGACGAGACAACTTACACCGCCGGTAGTCCGAGCACGATTTCCCTCGTGCTCACGGGCGACGAGACGTACAACCTCCGCCTCGCAAAGGTCGGCGTCGGGACGCAGGTCGAAGAAGAGGGCGCGACGTACGTCACCACGGACACGCCCAATCCGACGGTCGCACCCGGCGCGACCGAGCGGTTCACCGTGACGGTCAAAGACCAGTACAACAACCCGGTGAGCGGGCTCGTCGTGAACGAGAGCGAATCGAATCTTGAACCGGTGACGGAAGCGACCGACGAGAACGGCGAGATGGTGTTCGAGTACACCGCACCGAGTTCGGAGGGGTCCGATTCGGCGACCGTCTCGATTCTCGACGACGATGAGGCCTACGAGCACGTGACGTTCGACGTGACCGTGAGCGACGGTGCGGGGGCTGGTGGCGATGATGACGATGGTACGGACGCGATTAACCCGAGTGAATCAGGGGATATTCGACTGCTCGATTCTGAGTACGGTATTGGCGGCGACAAGAGTATTCTAGAATTTGTCCTCCAAAATACGGGGTCAAGTACAACACAAATCACCTCGGCACGAATCAGTTTCTACTACGACGCGGGGACTGGTAGTGGTGAGGTCGATAATGCGAAAATTCGGCAAGCAGATGGTTCCGGTGGAACTACCTTGAAAGTGAGAGGAGAATTCGTCGATTTATCTCCAGAAATCGGGTTGCCTGGAAACGATGCCACAACCAGAGTTCAACTAGAATTTTGGGGAGATACGAAGCAATCTAAGCAGCACGACGTGAAAGAGGGCGATTTCATCGTCGTTTCGGTCACCTTCTCCAACGGTGAAAGTGCAACGTACTTCCTTGCACCTGATAAAGCCTGA